In Paramormyrops kingsleyae isolate MSU_618 chromosome 5, PKINGS_0.4, whole genome shotgun sequence, one DNA window encodes the following:
- the cyb561 gene encoding transmembrane ascorbate-dependent reductase CYB561, with the protein MADSPVTEASPPGLPWYVAGSQLLGLACVVITGVWMGHYRGGYAWDGTTHEFNVHPLCMVLGLVFLYGDAIMVYRVFRNEAKRSVKVLHAALHLIALVISIVGFVAVFDFHRSAKIPSMYSLHSWCGMLTFVLFCLQWLLGLSFFLFGGVSERLRHCYLSLHVFFGLALLALAVATCLLGITEKLLFTITPTYSEFTPEGVLANTLGLLLVGFGVVVAYIVTKEDFRRPLHPEEEALSMHFKTLTEGESPNSP; encoded by the exons ATGGCAGACAGCCCAGTGACAGAAGCCAGTCCCCCGGGGCTCCCCTGGTATGTGGCTGGCTCCCAGCTCCTTGGACTGGCCTGTGTAGTTATCACTGGTGTGTGGATGGGACACTACCGGGGTGGCTATGCCTGGGACGGCACTACCCACGAGTTTAACGTACACCCTCTCTGCATGGTCCTGGGCCTGGTCTTCCTGTACGGAGATG CTATCATGGTGTACCGGGTGTTCCGGAATGAGGCCAAACGCAGCGTTAAGGTTCTGCATGCTGCCCTCCACCTCATCGCCCTCGTCATCAGCATCGTGG GTTTTGTGGCTGTGTTTGACTTCCATCGGAGTGCCAAGATCCCCAGCATGTACTCCCTGCACAGCTGGTGTGGAATGCTGACATTTGTCCTCTTCTGTCTGCAG TGGCTGCTGGGCCTCAGCTTCTTCCTCTTCGGCGGCGTCTCCGAGCGGCTGCGCCACTGCTACCTCTCCTTGCACGTCTTCTTCGGCCTGGCCCTTCTCGCCCTGGCCGTCGCCACCTGCCTGCTGGGCATCACAGAGAAGCTGCTCTTCACCATCAC GCCGACATACTCAGAATTTACACCGGAGGGTGTGCTGGCCAACACACTGGGGCTGTTGCTGGTGGGCtttggggtggtggtggcaTACATTGTGACAAAGGAAGACTTCCGGAGACCACTGCACCCAGAGGAAGAGGCATTATCCATGCACTTCAAGACCCTGACAGAAGGGGAAAGTCCAAATTCCCCTTAA